The Verrucomicrobiia bacterium genome includes a window with the following:
- a CDS encoding sigma-54 dependent transcriptional regulator, whose protein sequence is MSKLLLIDDEADVQYSFQRIFDSPDIELTTASSGEEGLRLLPRLKPDLVLMDVRMGGMSGLETLRRLRQLDSKLLVILMTAYGTTQTAIEAMKLGAYDYLLKPFDVPKLKEIVSKALKAALDMRQVVSYQPLLESEDYELGIVGRSEPMQQVFKLIGQLAASDATALITGESGTGKELVARAIYHHSNRSQHPFLAVNCAAIPEQLLESELFGHERGAFTGATLQRIGKFEQCNRGTLFLDEIGDMTPATQTKILRVLQSGTFERVGGNQPLKVDVRIIAATNKPLEQAVAARQFREDLFYRLNVVRIHIPPMRERREDIRLLVNYFLSKFAKDQAVPPRSIAPSALKALEKHHWPGNVRELENVIRRALVMAKGEAILTSDLPAEISGAAVAGSATTSPLAPGDSAGTDVAVLARQLFQWARRDPKLKIIPAVERELVIQALKDTEGNQVHAAKLLGITRATLRKRVEKFGIQKELNIK, encoded by the coding sequence ATGAGCAAGTTGCTGTTAATAGACGACGAAGCGGACGTGCAATACTCGTTCCAGCGGATTTTTGATTCGCCGGATATCGAGTTGACGACCGCGTCGAGCGGGGAGGAGGGCTTGAGGCTCCTCCCGCGGCTCAAGCCGGACTTGGTGCTGATGGACGTGCGGATGGGCGGGATGAGCGGCCTGGAGACCCTGCGGCGTCTGCGCCAGCTTGATTCGAAACTGCTGGTCATCCTGATGACCGCTTACGGCACCACGCAAACCGCCATCGAGGCGATGAAGCTGGGCGCATACGATTATCTGCTCAAGCCGTTCGATGTGCCCAAGCTTAAAGAGATTGTTTCCAAAGCCCTGAAAGCCGCTCTGGACATGCGGCAGGTGGTCTCGTATCAGCCGTTGCTCGAATCGGAGGATTACGAGCTGGGAATCGTGGGCCGCAGCGAGCCGATGCAGCAGGTGTTCAAATTGATCGGGCAATTGGCCGCTTCGGATGCCACGGCCCTCATCACGGGCGAAAGCGGCACCGGCAAAGAGTTGGTTGCCCGGGCAATTTATCACCATAGCAACCGCAGCCAACACCCGTTTCTTGCCGTCAATTGCGCGGCGATTCCGGAGCAACTGCTCGAAAGCGAGCTGTTTGGGCACGAGCGCGGGGCTTTTACCGGCGCAACTCTCCAGCGCATTGGCAAGTTCGAGCAATGCAATCGCGGCACGCTGTTCCTGGATGAAATCGGCGATATGACCCCCGCCACGCAAACCAAAATCCTGCGCGTGCTGCAGTCGGGCACCTTCGAGCGAGTGGGTGGGAACCAGCCTCTCAAGGTGGATGTGCGCATCATCGCGGCAACCAACAAACCCCTCGAACAAGCCGTCGCCGCCCGGCAGTTCAGGGAGGACCTCTTTTACCGGCTGAATGTGGTCCGAATTCATATCCCGCCGATGCGGGAACGGAGGGAAGACATCCGGCTTTTGGTGAATTATTTCCTGAGCAAATTCGCCAAGGACCAGGCCGTGCCGCCCCGCTCGATAGCCCCTTCTGCCCTCAAAGCGCTCGAAAAGCACCATTGGCCGGGCAACGTGCGCGAGCTGGAAAACGTCATCCGGCGCGCCCTGGTGATGGCCAAAGGCGAGGCGATTCTCACCAGCGATCTGCCAGCCGAAATCAGCGGCGCCGCAGTTGCTGGCTCCGCCACGACCAGCCCCTTGGCCCCGGGTGATTCCGCCGGAACGGATGTGGCCGTGCTGGCGCGGCAGCTTTTTCAGTGGGCTCGCCGCGATCCGAAGCTCAAGATTATCCCCGCAGTGGAACGTGAATTGGTCATTCAGGCCCTCAAAGATACGGAAGGCAACCAGGTCCATGCGGCCAAGTTGCTGGGCATCACGCGGGCGACCTTGCGCAAGCGGGTCGAAAAATTCGGCATCCAGAAAGAACTCAACATCAAGTAA
- a CDS encoding glycosyltransferase, which produces MAESSPLAPPAEPSLLLLIPAYNEEHRIEPVLRDYGRYFRENYRGKFQLVVVLNGCRDNTLGVVQRVAGQYPAISALEFREPIGKGGALIEGLKLAPLADVVGYVDADGATPPRAFHELVKHLGEADCVIGSRWLPGAVLHVEQTSKRQFASRAFHRVVELFFHMHIKDTQCGAKVMRRQAVERVHSALRIADMAFDINLLYSLKRAGFSVLEVPTEWTDKIGSKVTLFRTSLTMFLSVLRIWLIYSRLYPLLRPLRPLETWVYKMLLRQPPPRPGPKNQRSGKEMGSGAPGA; this is translated from the coding sequence ATGGCCGAGTCCTCCCCTCTCGCTCCCCCGGCCGAGCCCAGCTTGCTGCTGCTGATTCCCGCTTACAACGAAGAGCACCGGATCGAACCGGTTTTGCGGGACTATGGCCGTTATTTCCGGGAGAATTATCGGGGCAAGTTTCAGCTCGTGGTAGTGCTTAACGGCTGCCGGGACAACACGCTGGGCGTTGTCCAGCGCGTGGCAGGGCAATACCCGGCCATCAGCGCATTGGAATTCCGCGAACCCATCGGCAAAGGGGGCGCGCTGATTGAAGGGCTTAAACTAGCGCCGCTGGCTGACGTGGTGGGCTATGTCGATGCCGATGGGGCCACTCCGCCCCGGGCCTTTCACGAGTTGGTGAAGCACCTCGGCGAGGCCGACTGTGTCATTGGCTCGCGCTGGCTGCCCGGGGCAGTACTGCATGTCGAGCAAACCAGCAAACGCCAGTTTGCCAGCCGCGCCTTCCATCGCGTTGTCGAGTTGTTCTTCCACATGCACATCAAGGACACGCAGTGCGGGGCCAAGGTCATGCGGCGCCAGGCCGTCGAGCGCGTTCATTCAGCGTTGCGCATTGCGGATATGGCCTTTGATATCAACCTGCTCTACTCGCTTAAGCGCGCCGGGTTCTCCGTCCTGGAAGTGCCCACCGAATGGACCGACAAGATTGGCTCGAAGGTGACCCTGTTCCGCACCTCGCTGACGATGTTTCTTTCTGTGCTGCGGATTTGGTTGATCTACTCCCGGCTCTACCCGCTTCTGCGCCCTTTGCGCCCGCTCGAAACCTGGGTTTACAAGATGCTCCTGCGCCAGCCGCCGCCAAGGCCGGGACCCAAGAACCAGAGAAGCGGAAAGGAAATGGGTAGTGGAGCCCCGGGCGCATGA